CTTCGCCAGCGAGGTGGCGGCCTGTGAAGGTTTTTATGGAGCGGTCGCTGAGGCAGATGATTTCTAGGTCGTAGGTGTCGGGGCTTGTGAGGGTGAAGCTGACGGAGATGCCGCTGTCGGTGTAGTTGACGCCGGTGTCGAATTCACCGTCTTTGTCGATGAGGGTGTAGTTGTTTTTGTCTTTGTGGTAGCTGAGTTCAAAGCGGGCGCCGGTTTTGTAGTCGTTTTCGGTGTTTTGGGCGTTGCCGGTGCGGATGGTGAAGCCGACGGAGCCGGGGTCGGGGGAGTCGATGTCGAATTTTTTAACGAAATCGCCGTGTTCGAGTTTGATGGAGAAGGTGTCGCCGATTTTGAGAGGTTCTTTGAGGGGGCGGAAGGCGACGGCTTTTTCGAAGCGGTGGCCGTTGGCGTAGAGGCCGAAGGCGCGGCCGTCGGTGGCGACGCCGTTGAGGTCGCTGTGGTCGACGTCTTGGGCGATGAAGTGCCCGCTGTAGGTGCGGGAGGCGTCGTCGGAGGGTTGGGCGATGAGTTTCCATTCGCCGAAGCCGTAGCCGCCGTTTTGGCCGCTGCTCCAGCCGTTGTTGTATTCGGGGTTGGAGGCGCGATCGTCGGCGATGTTGTTTTGTTGGGCGAGGAGAGATGGGTGTGGGGTGAGAGAGAGGGCAAGGGCGAGTAGGAGGGAGGATGTTTTCATGGTGTTTAAATTGAGTGTGTGGGTGGAGTTGTCAAAGGCTTTAATTAGTGGCCTGCGGAGGCGGTGGGGGAGCTAGAGGTTGCGGGTGCTGGGCGGACGATCGTCATGCAGAGTGCGGCGAGGATGAAGCTGAGGCCTGCGATGGTCATGACGGGGACGGGGTTGCCTTGGAATTGGGCTTCCATGATGGGGCCGAGGGCTTGTGTGGCGACGACTTGGGGGACGACGACGAAGAGGTTGAAGATGCCCATGAAGAGTCCCATTTTTTCGGCTGGGATGTCGGTGGAGACGATGGTGTAGGGGATGGCGAGGATGCTTGCCCAGGCGATGCCGACGCAGATCATGGGGATGAGGAGTTGATATTTATTGGAAAGATAGGGGATGAGGGCGAGGCCGATACCACCGATGGCTAGGCAGAGGCCGTGTGTGAGGCGAAGGCCAAGGCGGCGCGAGAGGGGGATGAGGAAAAGGGAGAAGAGGAAACAGACGACGTTGTAGGTGCCGAAGCAGACGCCGTTCCAGATGTTGGCGTCTTCAGCGGTGAGGCCGGCTGGGAGGAAGATGTGTTTGGTGATGGCTGAATTGTGCTGTGTCCACATGCACATGAGGGCGACCCAGGTGAAGAATTGGGTGAGCGCGATGCGACGCATCGAGGTGGGGGCAACGAGGATGGCGACGAGGAGGAACCAGGCGGAGAAGAGGAGGACGGAGAAGTTAAGAAGTTTCAGGCCGAAGATTGTGGTGTCTTTGAGGTTTTGTGAGGCTTGCGGGAAGAGGCTGTAGATGCCGAGGAAAAGGAGAACGAGGATGGGGAGACCGAGGAGTCGGACGCTTGCTGGGACGCGAGCGAAGATTTCTCCGAGTCCGAGTGTCCAGTCGAATTTTTGCGAACGGAGGCGGGATAGTTCTTCGTCTGAGGGAGGAATTTCTTTGGTCGTGAAGACGCTCCAGAGTGTGGCGATGAAATAAGCAGCGGCTCCGACGTAGAAAGAAAAGCGAACGGTATCGGGCACGGCGTTTTCAGCGGCACTTGCAGGGCTGGAGTGATAGAGCTTGAAATAGAGGGGGAGGAAGGAGGCGATGGAGCCGCCGAGGCCGATGAAGAAGCTTTGGAGGGCGTAGCCAGTGGATTTTTGTTCTTCGGGGAGGGTGTCGGCGACGAGGGCGCGGAAGGGTTGCATGGAGGCGTTGATGGAGCCGTCGAGAACCCATAGGAGGGTGGCGGCCATGAAGACGGAGATGGAATTGGGCATGAGGATGAGGGCGAGGGTGGAGAGGATGGCACCGATGAGGATGTAGGGGCGGCGACGGCCGAGGAATTGCAGCCAGGTGCGGTCGCTGAGTTGACCGATGATGGGCTGAATGATGAGTCCAGTGAGAGGCGCAGCCAGCCAGAGGCCGGGGATTTCGGCATCGGAGGCGCCGAGGTAGGCGTAGATGGCGGACATGTTGGCCATTTGGAGGCCCCATCCGAATTGGATGCCGAAGAATCCGAAGTTCATGTTGAAGATGGAGCTGAAGGGAAGTTTGGTTTTGGTGGAGCTCATGGTTTTTGGGTAGGGTTTAGGAGTGGCATTTTTGGCATATCGTGCGAGGTGTGCAATATGTTTGTTTTGCGGGGGGGAGGTGTCGTTGGGAAAGGGATAGGGGAAGGGCTGAGGATAGGCTTGTGTAGCGGGAGGGGAGGCGTAAGGTAGGGAGTTATGAAAAGGTGGTTGATGTTTGCTGGTGTGATTTTTGGAGTGTTGGGGGTGGGGATTCCGTTGGTGTGTTATTGGGCGGTGTTGCGTTTTGTGGAGGGGCCTTTGTTAACGAAATGGTTGGAGAGTCGGATTGCGGAGATGACAGGGGGTGAAACGACGGTGATGCCGCTGGAGTGGAAGGGGTTTGCGGCTTACTCTGAGGGGATAGAGGTGCGTGGGGGGGAGGGGCTGAAGCGGGCACGGCTAGATCAGTGGCGGGGGGAGGTGAATGCGCGGGC
This genomic window from Candidatus Methylacidiphilales bacterium contains:
- a CDS encoding MFS transporter; this encodes MSSTKTKLPFSSIFNMNFGFFGIQFGWGLQMANMSAIYAYLGASDAEIPGLWLAAPLTGLIIQPIIGQLSDRTWLQFLGRRRPYILIGAILSTLALILMPNSISVFMAATLLWVLDGSINASMQPFRALVADTLPEEQKSTGYALQSFFIGLGGSIASFLPLYFKLYHSSPASAAENAVPDTVRFSFYVGAAAYFIATLWSVFTTKEIPPSDEELSRLRSQKFDWTLGLGEIFARVPASVRLLGLPILVLLFLGIYSLFPQASQNLKDTTIFGLKLLNFSVLLFSAWFLLVAILVAPTSMRRIALTQFFTWVALMCMWTQHNSAITKHIFLPAGLTAEDANIWNGVCFGTYNVVCFLFSLFLIPLSRRLGLRLTHGLCLAIGGIGLALIPYLSNKYQLLIPMICVGIAWASILAIPYTIVSTDIPAEKMGLFMGIFNLFVVVPQVVATQALGPIMEAQFQGNPVPVMTIAGLSFILAALCMTIVRPAPATSSSPTASAGH